One Hippoglossus hippoglossus isolate fHipHip1 chromosome 5, fHipHip1.pri, whole genome shotgun sequence genomic window carries:
- the rnf207a gene encoding RING finger protein 207 isoform X3: protein MAGGIFTSLDHQYNVDCTSVHPLMCHLCHEQYQSPCLLDCYHIFCARCLRGRTSDNRLSCPLCGYPSIVKGNNALPPEDRLLRFLVDNNADTEETVPCANCDKETGLMYFCNTCSQPLCGDCKELTHKARMFSHHEIVTLAKRTKAKHRKCSLHEEPYILFSTENKSMLCIKCFRDMQVESRTHCIDIETAYMQGCEMLDQAVLVVKELQTSAREAIVLLRSMIGEVCLNVEEEENAICSLFNSLQEKLAERKKILLKAAQSQHEEKEKALKEQLSHLTALLPTLQVHLVTCSAFLSSANRFEFLDMGYQLMERLKRIVKLPHRLKPVQSSKINTDYRSEFARCLEPLLLLGPRCPASVAGSISVAARLQSPLSMSCRSPSLSEMPLGSVLGRRPTSHRNICTKVLLAEGRETPFTEHCRNYENTYRTLQTEIQNLKDQVQELHRDLTKHHSIINTDTMGEVLDRSLHIDSQITAQYSTVETVRVVFEEIWEETFQRVTNEQEIYEAQLLDLMQLKQENFYLTTIAKQISPYILSIAKVKERLEPRFQEPKEQHDDRTETMLKIYEDSSITKESHDSDNQACVADPDRDKNHRPLILESGDSSVKTDHPGRPRGGPTETSSHNEMPS from the exons ATATCCATCCATAGTAAAAGGGAATAATGCCCTCCCACCTGAAGACCGTCTGCTCAGGTTTCTTGTTGACAACAatgcagacacagaggagacagtCCCGTGTGCCAACTGTGACAAGGAAA CAGGGCTGATGTACTTCTGTAAtacctgcagccagccactgtGCGGCGACTGCAAGGAGCTGACTCACAAGGCCAGAATGTTTTCCCATCATGAGATTGTCACCTTGGCCAAACGCACTAAAGCCAAACACAGGAAGTGCT CTCTCCACGAGGAGCCGTACATCCTCTTCTCAACAGAGAACAAGTCAATGCTTTGTATCAAGTGCTTCAGAGACATGCAAGT GGAGAGTCGGACTCACTGCATTGATATTGAAACAGCCTACATGCAGGGCTGTGAGATGTTGGACCAGGCTGTGCTG GTGGTGAAGGAGCTGCAGACTTCAGCCCGGGAGGCGATCGTCCTGCTGAGATCAATGATCGGAGAAGTGTGTCTAaatgtggaggaagaagagaacgCGATCTGCAGTCTCTTCAACAGTCTGCAG GAAAAACtagcagagaggaagaagattctgctgaaagcagctcagag TCAACacgaggagaaggagaaagcaCTGAAGGAGCAACTGTCACATCTTACTGCGCTTTTACCGACCCTCCAG GTTCATCTCGTCACGTGTTCGGCCTTCCTCAGCTCGGCCAACAGGTTTGAGTTTCTGGACATGGGCTAC CAGCTAATGGAGCGGCTGAAGAGGATCGTGAAGCTCCCTCATCGCCTGAAGCCGGTTCAGAGCAGCAAA ATCAACACAGACTACAGGAGCGAGTTCGCCCGCTGCCTGGAGCccttgctgctgctgggacCGCGCTGCCCCGCCTCTGTGGCCGGATCTATAAGTGTTGCAGCAAG GCTCCAGTCGCCTCTCTCCATGTCCTGCCGCTCCCCGTCTCTCAGTGAGATGCCTCTGGGCTCGGTGTTGGGGCGAAGGCCGACGTCTCATCGCAACATCTGCACCAAGGTCCTCCTGGCTGAGGGACGGGAGACGCCCTTCACCGAGCACTGTCGCAACTACGAGAACACCTACAGG ACTCTCCAGACGGAGATCCAGAATCTAAAGGACCAGGTCCAGGAGCTGCACCGAGACCTGACCAAGCACCACTCCATCATAAACACAGATACAATGGGCGAGGTCCTGGACAGGTCGCTGCACATCGACAGCCAGATCACTGCCCAGTACTCCACTGTGGAAACTGTGAGGGTCGTGTTTGAAGAG ATCTGGGAGGAAACTTTTCAGCGGGTCACTAACGAGCAGGAGATCTATGAAG CTCAGCTTCTGGACCTGATGCAGCTGAAGCAGGAGAACTTCTACTTAACCACCATCGCCAAACAGATCAGCCCTTACATCTTATCCATCGCCAAGGTCAAAGAGAGACTGGAGCCCAG GTTTCAGGAGCCGAAGGAGCAACATGACGACCGCACAGAAACGATGCTGAAAATCTACGAAGACAGCTCGATAACCAAGGAAAGTCACGACAG TGACAACCAGGCGTGTGTCGCCGACCCAGACAGAGACAAGAACCACCGTCCACTGATCCTGGAATCAGGGGACAGCTCCGTCAAGACCGATCATCCAGGCAGGCCGAGGGGGGGCCCCACGGAGACGTCCAGCCACAATGAGATGCCTTCATAA
- the rnf207a gene encoding RING finger protein 207 isoform X2: MAGGIFTSLDHQYNVDCTSVHPLMCHLCHEQYQSPCLLDCYHIFCARCLRGRTSDNRLSCPLCGYPSIVKGNNALPPEDRLLRFLVDNNADTEETVPCANCDKESNKKEAGLMYFCNTCSQPLCGDCKELTHKARMFSHHEIVTLAKRTKAKHRKCSLHEEPYILFSTENKSMLCIKCFRDMQVESRTHCIDIETAYMQGCEMLDQAVLVVKELQTSAREAIVLLRSMIGEVCLNVEEEENAICSLFNSLQEKLAERKKILLKAAQSQHEEKEKALKEQLSHLTALLPTLQVHLVTCSAFLSSANRFEFLDMGYLMERLKRIVKLPHRLKPVQSSKINTDYRSEFARCLEPLLLLGPRCPASVAGSISVAARLQSPLSMSCRSPSLSEMPLGSVLGRRPTSHRNICTKVLLAEGRETPFTEHCRNYENTYRTLQTEIQNLKDQVQELHRDLTKHHSIINTDTMGEVLDRSLHIDSQITAQYSTVETVRVVFEEIWEETFQRVTNEQEIYEAQLLDLMQLKQENFYLTTIAKQISPYILSIAKVKERLEPRFQEPKEQHDDRTETMLKIYEDSSITKESHDSDNQACVADPDRDKNHRPLILESGDSSVKTDHPGRPRGGPTETSSHNEMPS; encoded by the exons ATATCCATCCATAGTAAAAGGGAATAATGCCCTCCCACCTGAAGACCGTCTGCTCAGGTTTCTTGTTGACAACAatgcagacacagaggagacagtCCCGTGTGCCAACTGTGACAAGGAAAGTAACAAAAAG GAAGCAGGGCTGATGTACTTCTGTAAtacctgcagccagccactgtGCGGCGACTGCAAGGAGCTGACTCACAAGGCCAGAATGTTTTCCCATCATGAGATTGTCACCTTGGCCAAACGCACTAAAGCCAAACACAGGAAGTGCT CTCTCCACGAGGAGCCGTACATCCTCTTCTCAACAGAGAACAAGTCAATGCTTTGTATCAAGTGCTTCAGAGACATGCAAGT GGAGAGTCGGACTCACTGCATTGATATTGAAACAGCCTACATGCAGGGCTGTGAGATGTTGGACCAGGCTGTGCTG GTGGTGAAGGAGCTGCAGACTTCAGCCCGGGAGGCGATCGTCCTGCTGAGATCAATGATCGGAGAAGTGTGTCTAaatgtggaggaagaagagaacgCGATCTGCAGTCTCTTCAACAGTCTGCAG GAAAAACtagcagagaggaagaagattctgctgaaagcagctcagag TCAACacgaggagaaggagaaagcaCTGAAGGAGCAACTGTCACATCTTACTGCGCTTTTACCGACCCTCCAG GTTCATCTCGTCACGTGTTCGGCCTTCCTCAGCTCGGCCAACAGGTTTGAGTTTCTGGACATGGGCTAC CTAATGGAGCGGCTGAAGAGGATCGTGAAGCTCCCTCATCGCCTGAAGCCGGTTCAGAGCAGCAAA ATCAACACAGACTACAGGAGCGAGTTCGCCCGCTGCCTGGAGCccttgctgctgctgggacCGCGCTGCCCCGCCTCTGTGGCCGGATCTATAAGTGTTGCAGCAAG GCTCCAGTCGCCTCTCTCCATGTCCTGCCGCTCCCCGTCTCTCAGTGAGATGCCTCTGGGCTCGGTGTTGGGGCGAAGGCCGACGTCTCATCGCAACATCTGCACCAAGGTCCTCCTGGCTGAGGGACGGGAGACGCCCTTCACCGAGCACTGTCGCAACTACGAGAACACCTACAGG ACTCTCCAGACGGAGATCCAGAATCTAAAGGACCAGGTCCAGGAGCTGCACCGAGACCTGACCAAGCACCACTCCATCATAAACACAGATACAATGGGCGAGGTCCTGGACAGGTCGCTGCACATCGACAGCCAGATCACTGCCCAGTACTCCACTGTGGAAACTGTGAGGGTCGTGTTTGAAGAG ATCTGGGAGGAAACTTTTCAGCGGGTCACTAACGAGCAGGAGATCTATGAAG CTCAGCTTCTGGACCTGATGCAGCTGAAGCAGGAGAACTTCTACTTAACCACCATCGCCAAACAGATCAGCCCTTACATCTTATCCATCGCCAAGGTCAAAGAGAGACTGGAGCCCAG GTTTCAGGAGCCGAAGGAGCAACATGACGACCGCACAGAAACGATGCTGAAAATCTACGAAGACAGCTCGATAACCAAGGAAAGTCACGACAG TGACAACCAGGCGTGTGTCGCCGACCCAGACAGAGACAAGAACCACCGTCCACTGATCCTGGAATCAGGGGACAGCTCCGTCAAGACCGATCATCCAGGCAGGCCGAGGGGGGGCCCCACGGAGACGTCCAGCCACAATGAGATGCCTTCATAA
- the agtrap gene encoding type-1 angiotensin II receptor-associated protein isoform X2, which translates to MEIPAINLKAIVLVHWLLTVWGSMAWLPSSFPWGNFSVLAVGVWAIAQRDSIDAVLMFLVGMILTILTDIIHFGIYYDLTESALIRSKDLFHFSAGMAILNLLLKPVSCFFVYQMYRERGGDYNVNFGFPSVSRNRDAYQSIDQQDEASNPANPFNQAEEGKPAARTY; encoded by the exons ATGGAAATCCCTGCGATCAACCTAAAG GCCATAGTACTGGTGCACTGGCTGCTTACAGTATG GGGTTCCATGGCGTGGCTTCCCAGCTCCTTCCCCTGGGGGAACTTCAGCGTTTTAGCGGTGGGCGTCTGGGCCATTGCACAGAGGGACTCCATCGATGCCGTGCTCATG tttctgGTGGGGATGATTCTGACGATACTCACCGACATCATCCACTTTGGGATTTATTACGACCTGACCGAGTCGGCACTGATTCGGTCGAAGGACTTGTTCCACTTCAGCGCAGGAATGGCCATTCTCAACCTGCTGCTCAAACCCGTGTCCTGCTTCTTCGTTTACCAAATGTACCGCGAGCGAGGAGGAGATTACAACGTCAACTTCG GTTTTCCCTCGGTATCACGGAACAGAGACGCCTACCAGTCCATCGACCAGCAGGACGAGGCCTCCAACCCGGCCAATCCCTTCAACCAGGCCGAGGAGGGCAAACCAGCAGCCCGCACATACTGA
- the zpr1 gene encoding zinc finger protein ZPR1 → MSVISEESVRGGSVFKDLSADDEDWQPTEIESLCMNCYENGSTRLLLTRIPFFKEVIVSSFRCDHCNWSNTEIQSAGRIQDQGVCYSLKVRTKKDLDREVVKADSATTRIPELEFEIPPFTQKGSLSTIEGLLDRAVAGLEQDQAVRRADHPEVAEKIDEFIQKLVKLKDVESEFTLVIEDPSGNSFVENPRAPQKDEALTLSFFKRTMQQEMQLGIRADDDLDEEPAGSDLDTMRNEVLVFNTNCPECNAPASTNMKLVQIPHFKEVIIMATNCDSCGHRTNEVKSGGATEDQGTKITLHITDPSDMSRDLLKSETCFVLIPELDFELGMAALGGKFTTLEGLLKDIKDLIVSKNPFICGDSVASDRMQKLAEFGEKIEDVIAVRRDVHLILDDPAGNSYMQNVYAPDPDPEMTYERYTRTFEQNEDLGLNGMMTEGYQEEKSTDSTH, encoded by the coding sequence ATGTCTGTGATCTCCGAGGAGAGCGTGCGAGGCGGCAGCGTCTTCAAAGACCTCAGCGCCGATGACGAGGACTGGCAGCCCACCGAGATCGAGAGTCTGTGTATGAACTGCTACGAGAACGGCTCGACCCGCCTGCTGCTCACCCGGATCCCCTTCTTCAAAGAGGTCATCGTCAGCTCCTTCCGCTGCGACCACTGCAACTGGTCCAACACCGAGATCCAGTCCGCAGGCCGGATCCAGGACCAGGGCGTGTGCTACAGCCTCAAGGTGCGAACCAAGAAGGACCTGGACCGGGAGGTGGTGAAGGCGGACTCCGCCACCACCAGGATCCCCGAGCTGGAATTTGAAATCCCCCCCTTCACCCAGAAGGGCTCCCTGTCCACCATCGAGGGGCTGTTGGACCGAGCAGTCGCAGGGCTGGAGCAGGACCAAGCTGTCAGGCGGGCCGATCACCCCGAGGTGGCCGAGAAGATAGACGAGTTCATCCAGAAGCTGGTGAAGCTGAAAGATGTCGAGAGTGAGTTCACTCTGGTGATCGAGGACCCGTCCGGCAACAGTTTTGTGGAGAACCCGCGGGCCCCTCAGAAGGATGAGGCCCTCACCTTGTCCTTTTTCAAGCGGACGATGCAGCAGGAGATGCAGCTGGGAATCAGGGCTGATGACGACCTGGACGAGGAGCCAGCAGGCAGTGACCTGGACACCATGAGAAACGAGGTTCTGGTCTTCAACACCAACTGCCCAGAATGCAACGCGCCCGCCTCCACCAACATGAAGCTCGTCCAGATCCCTCACTTCAAGGAGGTCATCATCATGGCCACCAACTGCGACAGCTGCGGCCACCGGACCAATGAGGTGAAGTCGGGTGGCGCCACGGAGGATCAGGGCACCAAGATCACCCTGCACATCACCGACCCCTCAGACATGAGCCGAGACCTGCTCAAGTCGGAGACGTGCTTCGTCCTCATCCCGGAGCTGGACTTTGAGCTGGGGATGGCAGCGCTCGGCGGGAAGTTCACCACCCTGGAGGGGCTGCTAAAAGACATCAAGGACCTGATTGTCTCCAAAAACCCCTTCATCTGCGGCGACAGCGTGGCCTCCGATCGGATGCAGAAGCTGGCCGAGTTCGGAGAGAAGATAGAGGATGTCATCGCGGTGAGAAGGGACGTCCACCTCATCCTGGACGACCCGGCAGGGAACAGCTACATGCAGAACGTGTACgcccctgatcctgatcctgagaTGACTTATGAGCGGTACACTCGCACGTTTGAGCAGAATGAAGATCTCGGTCTGAACGGCATGATGACGGAGGGATACCAGGAAGAGAAGTCAACAGACAGCACTCACTGA
- the rnf207a gene encoding RING finger protein 207 isoform X4: protein MYFCNTCSQPLCGDCKELTHKARMFSHHEIVTLAKRTKAKHRKCSLHEEPYILFSTENKSMLCIKCFRDMQVESRTHCIDIETAYMQGCEMLDQAVLVVKELQTSAREAIVLLRSMIGEVCLNVEEEENAICSLFNSLQEKLAERKKILLKAAQSQHEEKEKALKEQLSHLTALLPTLQVHLVTCSAFLSSANRFEFLDMGYQLMERLKRIVKLPHRLKPVQSSKINTDYRSEFARCLEPLLLLGPRCPASVAGSISVAARLQSPLSMSCRSPSLSEMPLGSVLGRRPTSHRNICTKVLLAEGRETPFTEHCRNYENTYRTLQTEIQNLKDQVQELHRDLTKHHSIINTDTMGEVLDRSLHIDSQITAQYSTVETVRVVFEEIWEETFQRVTNEQEIYEAQLLDLMQLKQENFYLTTIAKQISPYILSIAKVKERLEPRFQEPKEQHDDRTETMLKIYEDSSITKESHDSDNQACVADPDRDKNHRPLILESGDSSVKTDHPGRPRGGPTETSSHNEMPS from the exons ATGTACTTCTGTAAtacctgcagccagccactgtGCGGCGACTGCAAGGAGCTGACTCACAAGGCCAGAATGTTTTCCCATCATGAGATTGTCACCTTGGCCAAACGCACTAAAGCCAAACACAGGAAGTGCT CTCTCCACGAGGAGCCGTACATCCTCTTCTCAACAGAGAACAAGTCAATGCTTTGTATCAAGTGCTTCAGAGACATGCAAGT GGAGAGTCGGACTCACTGCATTGATATTGAAACAGCCTACATGCAGGGCTGTGAGATGTTGGACCAGGCTGTGCTG GTGGTGAAGGAGCTGCAGACTTCAGCCCGGGAGGCGATCGTCCTGCTGAGATCAATGATCGGAGAAGTGTGTCTAaatgtggaggaagaagagaacgCGATCTGCAGTCTCTTCAACAGTCTGCAG GAAAAACtagcagagaggaagaagattctgctgaaagcagctcagag TCAACacgaggagaaggagaaagcaCTGAAGGAGCAACTGTCACATCTTACTGCGCTTTTACCGACCCTCCAG GTTCATCTCGTCACGTGTTCGGCCTTCCTCAGCTCGGCCAACAGGTTTGAGTTTCTGGACATGGGCTAC CAGCTAATGGAGCGGCTGAAGAGGATCGTGAAGCTCCCTCATCGCCTGAAGCCGGTTCAGAGCAGCAAA ATCAACACAGACTACAGGAGCGAGTTCGCCCGCTGCCTGGAGCccttgctgctgctgggacCGCGCTGCCCCGCCTCTGTGGCCGGATCTATAAGTGTTGCAGCAAG GCTCCAGTCGCCTCTCTCCATGTCCTGCCGCTCCCCGTCTCTCAGTGAGATGCCTCTGGGCTCGGTGTTGGGGCGAAGGCCGACGTCTCATCGCAACATCTGCACCAAGGTCCTCCTGGCTGAGGGACGGGAGACGCCCTTCACCGAGCACTGTCGCAACTACGAGAACACCTACAGG ACTCTCCAGACGGAGATCCAGAATCTAAAGGACCAGGTCCAGGAGCTGCACCGAGACCTGACCAAGCACCACTCCATCATAAACACAGATACAATGGGCGAGGTCCTGGACAGGTCGCTGCACATCGACAGCCAGATCACTGCCCAGTACTCCACTGTGGAAACTGTGAGGGTCGTGTTTGAAGAG ATCTGGGAGGAAACTTTTCAGCGGGTCACTAACGAGCAGGAGATCTATGAAG CTCAGCTTCTGGACCTGATGCAGCTGAAGCAGGAGAACTTCTACTTAACCACCATCGCCAAACAGATCAGCCCTTACATCTTATCCATCGCCAAGGTCAAAGAGAGACTGGAGCCCAG GTTTCAGGAGCCGAAGGAGCAACATGACGACCGCACAGAAACGATGCTGAAAATCTACGAAGACAGCTCGATAACCAAGGAAAGTCACGACAG TGACAACCAGGCGTGTGTCGCCGACCCAGACAGAGACAAGAACCACCGTCCACTGATCCTGGAATCAGGGGACAGCTCCGTCAAGACCGATCATCCAGGCAGGCCGAGGGGGGGCCCCACGGAGACGTCCAGCCACAATGAGATGCCTTCATAA
- the agtrap gene encoding type-1 angiotensin II receptor-associated protein isoform X1 has translation MEIPAINLKAIVLVHWLLTVWGSMAWLPSSFPWGNFSVLAVGVWAIAQRDSIDAVLMFLVGMILTILTDIIHFGIYYDLTESALIRSKDLFHFSAGMAILNLLLKPVSCFFVYQMYRERGGDYNVNFAGFPSVSRNRDAYQSIDQQDEASNPANPFNQAEEGKPAARTY, from the exons ATGGAAATCCCTGCGATCAACCTAAAG GCCATAGTACTGGTGCACTGGCTGCTTACAGTATG GGGTTCCATGGCGTGGCTTCCCAGCTCCTTCCCCTGGGGGAACTTCAGCGTTTTAGCGGTGGGCGTCTGGGCCATTGCACAGAGGGACTCCATCGATGCCGTGCTCATG tttctgGTGGGGATGATTCTGACGATACTCACCGACATCATCCACTTTGGGATTTATTACGACCTGACCGAGTCGGCACTGATTCGGTCGAAGGACTTGTTCCACTTCAGCGCAGGAATGGCCATTCTCAACCTGCTGCTCAAACCCGTGTCCTGCTTCTTCGTTTACCAAATGTACCGCGAGCGAGGAGGAGATTACAACGTCAACTT CGCAGGTTTTCCCTCGGTATCACGGAACAGAGACGCCTACCAGTCCATCGACCAGCAGGACGAGGCCTCCAACCCGGCCAATCCCTTCAACCAGGCCGAGGAGGGCAAACCAGCAGCCCGCACATACTGA
- the draxin gene encoding draxin: MALSWILLAAFLFSSLAPSHSAEPGAPHGKRRQSSAGGGNVLQHPLQGLQGHGYGRDHGGHQGARNGKGGAGLLSHRPLHPLARPEDDGTGLEGLSPVRLEMGPGRDRDRGRLNMRSQTQTRENNLLGTRKGRGHRHGQGHHFEPRRQGSRRDKGRHGKGFSVEPELRSSLRDRDLFEDTPFSSSSPFSSPAASPSLGATPPSEPPSPIGAAFGSGSSMVTTVMNEHPPTLPPASTKPQRSGRGKGQGEVMPTLDMALFDWTDYEDMKPVDAWPASRKKDKRRSKNLSSGNVTEDADATEPCDHHLDCLPGSCCDLRQHECQAHNRGLNNKCYDDCMCEDGFRCYAKFHRKRRVTRRRGRCVVPESVSSDQGGFITI; the protein is encoded by the exons ATGGCTCTCTCCTGGATTCTGCTCGCGGCGTTCCTGTTCTCCAGCCTGGCACCGTCGCACAGCGCCGAGCCCGGAGCGCCTCACGGCAAGAGGAGACAGAGCTCGGCAGGTGGCGGCAACGTCCTGCAGCACCCTCTGCAAGGTCTGCAGGGCCACGGGTACGGCAGGGACCACGGTGGGCACCAGGGGGCCCGTAATGGCAAAGGTGGGGCCGGGCTGCTGTCCCACAGGCCTCTGCACCCGCTGGCCAGGCCAGAGGACGACGGGACGGGCCTGGAGGGGTTGAGCCCGGTGAGGCTGGAGATGGGTCCGGGGAGGGACAGGGACAGAGGTCGATTGAATATGAGGAGTCAAACCCAGACGAGGGAAAACAACCTTCTGGGGACACGCAAAGGGAGAGGGCACAGACACGGGCAGGGACACCACTTTGAGCCCAGGAGGCAAGGGAGCCGGCGAGACAAGGGACGCCACGGTAAAG GTTTTTCTGTGGAGCCCGAGCTGAGGTCTTCGCTGAGGGACAGAGATCTGTTCGAGGACACTCCCTTTTCCTCAtcctcccccttctcctcccccgctgcctccccctccctcgGTGCGACCCCGCCCAGCgaacccccctcccccatcgGCGCCGCCTTTGGCTCCGGCTCCTCCATGGTTACCACGGTGATGAACGAGCATCCCCCAACGCTGCCCCCGGCCTCCACCAAACCCCAG AGGTCTGGTCGGGGAAAAGGACAAGGCGAGGTGATGCCAACGTTGGACATGGCGCTCTTTGACTGGACGGACTACGAGGACATGAAACCTGTGGACGCGTGGCCGGCCTCCAGGAAAAAAG acAAGAGGCGGAGTAAGAACCTGAGCAGCGGGAACGTGACTGAAGACGCTGACGCCACCGAGCCGTGCGACCACCACCTGGACTGTCTCCCCG GTTCCTGTTGTGACCTGAGACAACACGAGTGTCAAGCTCACAACCGAGGCCTCAACAACAAGTGCTACGACGACTGCATGTGTGAGGACG GGTTTCGTTGCTACGCCAAATTCCACCGGAAGCGGCGCGTCACCAGGAGGCGGGGCCGCTGCGTGGTGCCAGAGTCGGTCAGCAGCGACCAGGGAGGCTTCATCACCatctga
- the rnf207a gene encoding RING finger protein 207 isoform X1, whose product MAGGIFTSLDHQYNVDCTSVHPLMCHLCHEQYQSPCLLDCYHIFCARCLRGRTSDNRLSCPLCGYPSIVKGNNALPPEDRLLRFLVDNNADTEETVPCANCDKESNKKEAGLMYFCNTCSQPLCGDCKELTHKARMFSHHEIVTLAKRTKAKHRKCSLHEEPYILFSTENKSMLCIKCFRDMQVESRTHCIDIETAYMQGCEMLDQAVLVVKELQTSAREAIVLLRSMIGEVCLNVEEEENAICSLFNSLQEKLAERKKILLKAAQSQHEEKEKALKEQLSHLTALLPTLQVHLVTCSAFLSSANRFEFLDMGYQLMERLKRIVKLPHRLKPVQSSKINTDYRSEFARCLEPLLLLGPRCPASVAGSISVAARLQSPLSMSCRSPSLSEMPLGSVLGRRPTSHRNICTKVLLAEGRETPFTEHCRNYENTYRTLQTEIQNLKDQVQELHRDLTKHHSIINTDTMGEVLDRSLHIDSQITAQYSTVETVRVVFEEIWEETFQRVTNEQEIYEAQLLDLMQLKQENFYLTTIAKQISPYILSIAKVKERLEPRFQEPKEQHDDRTETMLKIYEDSSITKESHDSDNQACVADPDRDKNHRPLILESGDSSVKTDHPGRPRGGPTETSSHNEMPS is encoded by the exons ATATCCATCCATAGTAAAAGGGAATAATGCCCTCCCACCTGAAGACCGTCTGCTCAGGTTTCTTGTTGACAACAatgcagacacagaggagacagtCCCGTGTGCCAACTGTGACAAGGAAAGTAACAAAAAG GAAGCAGGGCTGATGTACTTCTGTAAtacctgcagccagccactgtGCGGCGACTGCAAGGAGCTGACTCACAAGGCCAGAATGTTTTCCCATCATGAGATTGTCACCTTGGCCAAACGCACTAAAGCCAAACACAGGAAGTGCT CTCTCCACGAGGAGCCGTACATCCTCTTCTCAACAGAGAACAAGTCAATGCTTTGTATCAAGTGCTTCAGAGACATGCAAGT GGAGAGTCGGACTCACTGCATTGATATTGAAACAGCCTACATGCAGGGCTGTGAGATGTTGGACCAGGCTGTGCTG GTGGTGAAGGAGCTGCAGACTTCAGCCCGGGAGGCGATCGTCCTGCTGAGATCAATGATCGGAGAAGTGTGTCTAaatgtggaggaagaagagaacgCGATCTGCAGTCTCTTCAACAGTCTGCAG GAAAAACtagcagagaggaagaagattctgctgaaagcagctcagag TCAACacgaggagaaggagaaagcaCTGAAGGAGCAACTGTCACATCTTACTGCGCTTTTACCGACCCTCCAG GTTCATCTCGTCACGTGTTCGGCCTTCCTCAGCTCGGCCAACAGGTTTGAGTTTCTGGACATGGGCTAC CAGCTAATGGAGCGGCTGAAGAGGATCGTGAAGCTCCCTCATCGCCTGAAGCCGGTTCAGAGCAGCAAA ATCAACACAGACTACAGGAGCGAGTTCGCCCGCTGCCTGGAGCccttgctgctgctgggacCGCGCTGCCCCGCCTCTGTGGCCGGATCTATAAGTGTTGCAGCAAG GCTCCAGTCGCCTCTCTCCATGTCCTGCCGCTCCCCGTCTCTCAGTGAGATGCCTCTGGGCTCGGTGTTGGGGCGAAGGCCGACGTCTCATCGCAACATCTGCACCAAGGTCCTCCTGGCTGAGGGACGGGAGACGCCCTTCACCGAGCACTGTCGCAACTACGAGAACACCTACAGG ACTCTCCAGACGGAGATCCAGAATCTAAAGGACCAGGTCCAGGAGCTGCACCGAGACCTGACCAAGCACCACTCCATCATAAACACAGATACAATGGGCGAGGTCCTGGACAGGTCGCTGCACATCGACAGCCAGATCACTGCCCAGTACTCCACTGTGGAAACTGTGAGGGTCGTGTTTGAAGAG ATCTGGGAGGAAACTTTTCAGCGGGTCACTAACGAGCAGGAGATCTATGAAG CTCAGCTTCTGGACCTGATGCAGCTGAAGCAGGAGAACTTCTACTTAACCACCATCGCCAAACAGATCAGCCCTTACATCTTATCCATCGCCAAGGTCAAAGAGAGACTGGAGCCCAG GTTTCAGGAGCCGAAGGAGCAACATGACGACCGCACAGAAACGATGCTGAAAATCTACGAAGACAGCTCGATAACCAAGGAAAGTCACGACAG TGACAACCAGGCGTGTGTCGCCGACCCAGACAGAGACAAGAACCACCGTCCACTGATCCTGGAATCAGGGGACAGCTCCGTCAAGACCGATCATCCAGGCAGGCCGAGGGGGGGCCCCACGGAGACGTCCAGCCACAATGAGATGCCTTCATAA